The Dethiosulfovibrio peptidovorans DSM 11002 nucleotide sequence CCCTCATGCTCTCTGCCATGCCGGCCATGGCGTGAGCCAGCTGGACCACCTCGTCTCGACCCTTTATTATTATATCCTCCCTGCGGAAGGTTAGGTCTCCGTCCTCGATCCTTTTGGCCACACCGAGCATCCTCTTGAGAGGAGCGGTGATGCTCCTGGAGAGGAGGATCGTCAAGGTCACGGCCAGTACCAATATTACCAAAGAGGATATACCTACCGCCGAGGCGAGTCCCTTTAGGTTCGCCAACGCCTCGGAAACGGGGACGGAGGCGGCCACCACCAGGCCGTTGGACAGTGTATCGAAGGCAGTCAACCTTTTTGCTCCTCCGAAAAAGGTGGTGGTTACACCTATTTTCTCATCCATAATGGTCCTATAGGTCGAAGCAATCTCGCCCTGATCCACGTCGGCCATGACAGGCCCGTCTATGGTCAAGGTAGGATGGGAGACAAAACATCCTTCGTCGTCTATCATGTAGACGTAACCGGTCTCCAGAACCTTCATGCTCTTCAGGGCGTTATCGATGAAGGAGAAATCCAGAGACATCCCTATGACTGCGACCTTCTTGCCGTTCATCTCGACGGCCATATCGTAGTCGATCCTCTTCTCTCCGTTCTCGTCCACGTAGACCTCGGACCAGACGGGGTTGTCGGATCCTATAGCGGAACGGAACCATTTGGTTTTTTCGTCGGAGGGGTTCTTAAGATCCTCTAACGTGAAGTTCTGATCCATCACGGGCTGGAGAACGCCGTCTTTTTTGGTAAACCACACTTTCTGGACCGACGTAAGGTCCGGAAATACCTCGGGGTTGAACACTATGTAGATGTCCCTGACCTCGTCTATCTGCTCGGCCAGACGCCCCACGAAAGAGGTGTTCTGAGAGGCGAACTGATAGAAATAGATCTCCCCGCTCATGGAGGCCAGATCGACGTTGAAGGTCGAGAGGATGGCCGCCTTAAGGGCCAGAAGCTCGCCGTTGAACTCGTTGAACTTGCCCTCTATGAACTCGCCGTTTTTCAAGACTACCTCCTGACAGTAGTCCTCCGAGGAGCTCACCAGTGCCACCTTGCTTCTCCAATAAGACAGACCTGCCACAAGGGACGTCGTTCCCAACAGCAGGACCACCACGAACACGGTGATCTTGGTCCCTATAGTTTTGAAACCCATAATTCGATCTCCCTCCGTAAAACTCAGTTTGGATCCAGTGTAACACATAGGATTACTGCCTTGTATATTCCGTCTACCTAAGGAAACCTCTAAAAACTCATGTTCGAGTTTCCTCTTAGATATCGTTTCGGCGAAGCCCGTTCGAGCCCGTATTCCCGACCTGCCGTCGTGTAGTACGGATGGGGCGACAGGACGTCGCCCCAAGCCGAGGGGGCACAGGACGTGCCCTCCAAGGCGGTCCGTACGAAACAGGCAGGTCGGGAATACGTTTGGGCGAGACAGGGCGGAGCCGAAACGACCTCTACGAGAATTGGCATTTTTAGATATGCCCTATTTGATTCCATCCAGTTTCGTCATGTATAATTTTGAAAGATAACGACAACTATCAACTATGCGGCACGATCTCGGGGTGGTAACAGAATGGACAAAAAGATTAAAAGGAGCTTATCGATGCTGTTTATAGCGGCGTCGATAGTGGTCGTAGTCCTATCCCTGTTGAAGCTCGAGCTTCAGGGAGAGTTCTTGGAAGTAGACATATCCGATAGCTTCGCACGGCCCGCCTCCGCATTAGAGGACACAAGGGCAGAAACCCCGTCCATCCCGGGCTCAAATATACTCAGAGAATCCGCCACAGCCTGTCGGACCATAGCGCTGTCCGCCGCCGAGGAATCTACGGCTCTGGCATCCTATATAGTCTCTCAGAACAGTAGGATTTCCCCTTCCGTGGCTATGGAGGAGGCCGTAGCCTTCCTCAGATACAGCAGCCTTTACGGTGTGCCTCTGGATATAGCGGTAGCGGTGGCAAACACGGAGAGCCATTTCAAGCCTCAGGCCAAGAGCTCCCACGGTTCCCTGGGAGTTATGCAGGTTACCTGGAGGGTACACAAAGACCTGCTATCGCCCTACGGATTCAACTCCGCCGACGACCTCCACGATCCATCCCTTGGAATAAAGGCGGGGTGTATACTGTTGTCCAGATATATCCAGTCAAACAGCGATCTCAAGACCGCCCTGGGAAGATATTACGGCGGCTCTCCCGAGGTATACTGGAGAAGGATATCCAGAAACCTCCGCAGGTACAGAAAGTTCGAGGAAAACCGCCGAAAATAGACCGTATCACTCCATCCAGAACAGATCGATAACCGAATCATCCGGCCTCTTCGACCATAGACTGACCAGGACGAAGGCTACCAGACCTACTAGCAATGTCGGTATTATGACGTTCATGCCCATGAAGTTTTTCATGGTGGAGGCCATCGTTATGTAGGTAAATACCCCTGTAACCATCGAGGCCAGAGCTCCCTTTCCGTTAGCCCTTTTCCAGTAGAGTCCCAAAACCAGAGGCCACAGAAAGGCTGCCTGCATTCCCCCGAAGGCGAAGATATTTATCCACACTATAAGCTCAGGAGGCCTGAAAGCCGCCAGCAAGACCACCGTTCCTATCATGGCAGTGGCAGCAAGGCTCATTATGCGGACCTTTTTTATTCCTCTTTCGGAGCTCACCGATTCGGGAGAGACGTAGTTCACGTATATGTCCTTCACTATGGTGGCAGAGGCCAGTATAAGCTGGGAGTCTATCGTCGACATGACTCCCGCCAGAGGTCCTGCCAGGAATATCCCAGCCACCACAGGAGGCAGTACCTTCAGAGACAATATAGGCATTATAGTATCTCCAACCTCTATCCCCGGCACCACGGCCCGACCGAGGGCCCCGCAGAGGTGCATACCCAGCATTACGAAGGCCAAGACGAAGGTCCCTATCACCATGGCCCCGTGCATGGATCTCGAATCCCTGTAGCCCATACATCTTACGGCAGTGTGAGGCAGACCGACCACTCCGAGACAGACCAGAACCCAAAAGGAAAGTATGAAGGGCTTGGATATGAATCCATCCGGCCCGTGAGGGGTTATAAGATCAGGATTTATGTCCCTTAAAGTAGCTACGACGTTCTCCATTCCTCCCCCCATGGAGACTATGCCGAAGAGCAAAGCCGTGGTTCCTACTATCATGACCACTCCCTGGAGAGCGTCGGTCAATGCCACCGCCCTAAAGCCACCAACCGTTGTATATGCTATTACCGTAACGGCAAATATAGCCAGTCCTGTGTTGTAGGACAGACCGGTCATTCCCTGGAAGAGCCTGGCCCCCCCTATGAACTGGGCGGTCATGGCCGCCACGAAAAAAGCCAGCAAACTGACCGATCCTGCTATAACCACAGCTGGGCTCTCGTATCTGGCCCTGAAAACGTCGTTGACCGTGACAGCCCCTATTCTCCTGGCGACTATGGCGAACTTTTTTCCCAGAACTCCAAGGGTCAGCCAGGCTGTAGGGACCTGGATCATGGCTAAAAGCACCCAGCCGAGACCCATTTTATAGGCAACTCCCGGACCTCCTATGAAACTGCTTGCACTGGTATAGGTAGCCACCAACGTCATGGCCAGGACGAAGCCTCCCATTCCACGGCTCCCTATAAAATACTCTTCCATAAAATTATCCGATCTCGACAGCCTCTTGTTGCAGTAGACCGCCATAACGTATATGCCTATTAAATAGAGGGCCACAGGGACGATCACGGAGACGTTAATCCCTTCCATCGTCTTCCTCCTTCGGAGATAGACTGACTTCCTTGAACAGGAGGTTAACCATGGCCCAGGCTATGAAGCAGAATAGAAAGGGCCCTAAAACACAGCTGAAGAAAAACCACCCTGGAAGCCCCATAAAATAATGGTAGTTTTCCGGCCCGGAATCGGTGCCGTGATAGGCAAAACCATACCACCACATGAAATAAAGAGCGGTGAGGA carries:
- a CDS encoding YhdT family protein, which produces MFPGKHEDRRFKTARFEAICSLVLTALYFMWWYGFAYHGTDSGPENYHYFMGLPGWFFFSCVLGPFLFCFIAWAMVNLLFKEVSLSPKEEDDGRD
- a CDS encoding transglycosylase SLT domain-containing protein, whose product is MLFIAASIVVVVLSLLKLELQGEFLEVDISDSFARPASALEDTRAETPSIPGSNILRESATACRTIALSAAEESTALASYIVSQNSRISPSVAMEEAVAFLRYSSLYGVPLDIAVAVANTESHFKPQAKSSHGSLGVMQVTWRVHKDLLSPYGFNSADDLHDPSLGIKAGCILLSRYIQSNSDLKTALGRYYGGSPEVYWRRISRNLRRYRKFEENRRK
- the panF gene encoding sodium/pantothenate symporter produces the protein MEGINVSVIVPVALYLIGIYVMAVYCNKRLSRSDNFMEEYFIGSRGMGGFVLAMTLVATYTSASSFIGGPGVAYKMGLGWVLLAMIQVPTAWLTLGVLGKKFAIVARRIGAVTVNDVFRARYESPAVVIAGSVSLLAFFVAAMTAQFIGGARLFQGMTGLSYNTGLAIFAVTVIAYTTVGGFRAVALTDALQGVVMIVGTTALLFGIVSMGGGMENVVATLRDINPDLITPHGPDGFISKPFILSFWVLVCLGVVGLPHTAVRCMGYRDSRSMHGAMVIGTFVLAFVMLGMHLCGALGRAVVPGIEVGDTIMPILSLKVLPPVVAGIFLAGPLAGVMSTIDSQLILASATIVKDIYVNYVSPESVSSERGIKKVRIMSLAATAMIGTVVLLAAFRPPELIVWINIFAFGGMQAAFLWPLVLGLYWKRANGKGALASMVTGVFTYITMASTMKNFMGMNVIIPTLLVGLVAFVLVSLWSKRPDDSVIDLFWME
- a CDS encoding methyl-accepting chemotaxis protein; this encodes MGFKTIGTKITVFVVVLLLGTTSLVAGLSYWRSKVALVSSSEDYCQEVVLKNGEFIEGKFNEFNGELLALKAAILSTFNVDLASMSGEIYFYQFASQNTSFVGRLAEQIDEVRDIYIVFNPEVFPDLTSVQKVWFTKKDGVLQPVMDQNFTLEDLKNPSDEKTKWFRSAIGSDNPVWSEVYVDENGEKRIDYDMAVEMNGKKVAVIGMSLDFSFIDNALKSMKVLETGYVYMIDDEGCFVSHPTLTIDGPVMADVDQGEIASTYRTIMDEKIGVTTTFFGGAKRLTAFDTLSNGLVVAASVPVSEALANLKGLASAVGISSLVILVLAVTLTILLSRSITAPLKRMLGVAKRIEDGDLTFRREDIIIKGRDEVVQLAHAMAGMAESMRGTIKNVVDQTEATTQRSESMSSMIQQVTSSMEEVNTSLERMLTIAEGNSAALQESNASVEEVASGAQQSAQDASSGAEASEKGISETENAVKKVLHTIDRMEKAGDQSSRSIDNIRELAEAVESISGFVATITGIADQTNLLALNAAIEAARAGDAGRGFAVVAEEVRKLAEESGASAKEIGDLIEGLQETSKRSISATENTGSILSEAVKEAKDAEEQLQKAMSQMKNVNEAIQNLAAVAEEQAASSEEMTSAIQSVTDSTMESVESMNSIQDATERTTKAAERVAEEAESLAESMEDLQSMVGKFTVERNGGLRPVES